The Hemiscyllium ocellatum isolate sHemOce1 chromosome 17, sHemOce1.pat.X.cur, whole genome shotgun sequence genome has a segment encoding these proteins:
- the LOC132823826 gene encoding C-C motif chemokine 5-like yields the protein MRTALCVAAVVVGALAICLIQDGVTAAPAGSVTVDCCESFKTTRIPHKRLVNFTRTVGCSTPSIIFTNRRKMRICTRASEKWVQDAVAFLEKKLGV from the exons ATGAGGACAGCACTGTGTGTAGCTGCCGTTGTGGTGGGAGCACTGGCAATCTGCTTGATCCAGGATGGTGTGACTGCCGCTCCAG CTGGCTCTGTGACTGTCGATTGCTGTGAGAGCTTTAAGACCACTCGCATTCCTCATAAACGGCTCGTAAACTTCACCAGGACAGTTGGCTGCTCTACCCCCTCCATCAT CTTCACAAACAGGAGGAAGATGAGAATTTGTACGAGAGCGAGTGAGAAATGGGTTCAAGATGCAGTGGCATTTCTGGAGAAGAAACTGGGGGTTTAA